The following proteins are co-located in the Desulfatitalea tepidiphila genome:
- a CDS encoding serine/threonine-protein kinase: protein MLSNPKIRSIALKILASPAVRIALLTAFLMAVMSSSHCPWAPLENAHYDLWAGYFRAPDEQPIEIVAIDQESLHRFGDWPWPRPRIAEIVRILSAHGAAAQGICLLYEHPDQNLGVLEIKQLREKASEQKWPGGKRTAELVDHLLAAAERDLNQDSDLITAVRRAKNVVLPIRFSAKGSTVSGNETLPGLLVINSLKAETLPVDERNQAGLLGQIFAAAPGALSSAQSVKQSFDDLAKKAGAMGHVNIHEDPDGAVRRVPLLVDYNGRLFPAFALQMAIKYLDAQLWDLKIGNDFFGEPQLNVKHLLLPTDRRYQMLLNLNREWTEKRTYTAAEILDGTIDPSIFKGKIVLLGLTDPETAQTYRVRSRVKASAVEIHANLLAGILSNVRLSRPPWAHWFEMLAMLYFAFFLAFVLPRVNATIGGAILLIFMATWYGMGAILLVGYGYWVKVFAPVVLACLGFVILQWTSISRVRQNERLEANKALGLSYQGQGMLDMAYDKYMQCPVQDDTVKDLLYNLALDFERKRMFNRALSIYEHIRADGPFKDIDKRSERLKPLDSAISMNAGGSRSEAPLMIDDTGIKPTFGRYEILQEIGRGSMGTVYLGRDPKINREVAIKTLAYAEVASDELAEVKARFFREAESAGKLAHPNIVSIYDVGEEHDMAYIAMELLTGTDLTHHCKVGDLLPFDSVLDVIVDVTAAVAYAHAQGVVHRDIKPGNIMVLEDGRVKVTDFGIAHVMDASQTSEGVILGTPNYMSPEQVNGEPLDGRSDLFSLGVVFYELLSGAKPFKGDSISAILYAINHTAHAPLAEIAPEAPFCCERIVNRLLAKTADDRFATAGDLLEALKACRAELIDAAPRVEAYDTPQEP from the coding sequence TTGTTATCAAATCCTAAAATTCGCTCCATCGCATTAAAGATTCTCGCTTCGCCGGCCGTCCGAATCGCCCTGCTCACCGCCTTCCTCATGGCCGTCATGAGCTCTTCCCATTGCCCCTGGGCGCCGCTGGAAAACGCCCATTACGATCTATGGGCCGGTTATTTTCGTGCGCCCGACGAGCAACCCATCGAAATCGTCGCTATCGATCAAGAGAGCCTCCACAGATTCGGCGATTGGCCCTGGCCGCGTCCGCGAATCGCCGAAATCGTTCGGATTCTATCGGCCCACGGAGCGGCGGCGCAAGGCATATGCCTGCTCTATGAGCACCCGGACCAAAACCTTGGAGTGCTTGAAATCAAACAATTACGGGAAAAAGCGAGTGAACAGAAATGGCCGGGAGGCAAACGCACGGCAGAACTGGTAGACCATCTGCTGGCGGCTGCCGAGAGGGATTTGAACCAGGATTCGGATCTGATCACGGCCGTTCGCCGGGCGAAAAATGTGGTGTTGCCCATCCGCTTTTCTGCCAAAGGATCAACCGTTTCGGGAAATGAAACACTGCCGGGGCTCCTGGTGATCAATTCCCTGAAAGCGGAAACACTCCCCGTCGATGAGCGGAATCAGGCTGGTCTTTTGGGTCAAATTTTTGCCGCTGCGCCAGGCGCGCTGTCCAGCGCCCAGAGTGTGAAGCAGTCCTTCGACGATCTGGCAAAAAAAGCGGGGGCCATGGGCCATGTGAACATTCATGAAGATCCGGATGGTGCGGTCAGGCGGGTGCCCTTGCTGGTCGATTACAATGGCCGGCTTTTCCCCGCATTCGCCCTTCAGATGGCCATCAAATATCTCGATGCACAGTTGTGGGACCTGAAAATCGGCAATGATTTTTTTGGAGAACCGCAGCTGAACGTCAAGCATTTGCTGCTGCCGACCGACAGGCGCTACCAGATGCTGCTCAACCTGAACCGTGAATGGACGGAAAAACGCACTTACACGGCTGCAGAAATACTCGACGGAACGATCGATCCGTCTATTTTCAAGGGCAAAATCGTCCTTTTGGGTCTGACCGATCCGGAAACGGCCCAAACCTATCGTGTCAGGTCCCGGGTCAAGGCGTCGGCGGTTGAAATTCACGCCAACTTGCTGGCAGGAATCTTATCCAACGTGCGCCTCTCGAGACCCCCCTGGGCGCACTGGTTCGAAATGCTGGCGATGCTCTACTTCGCCTTTTTCCTGGCCTTTGTGCTCCCGCGCGTCAATGCGACCATCGGCGGGGCCATTCTGCTGATTTTTATGGCGACCTGGTATGGCATGGGAGCGATCCTGCTGGTGGGCTATGGCTACTGGGTCAAGGTCTTTGCACCCGTTGTGCTGGCCTGCCTTGGATTCGTCATCCTTCAGTGGACCAGCATATCCCGCGTCCGGCAAAACGAAAGACTCGAGGCCAACAAGGCGCTCGGACTGTCGTACCAGGGCCAGGGCATGCTCGACATGGCCTATGACAAATACATGCAGTGCCCGGTTCAGGACGATACGGTCAAGGATCTGCTGTACAACCTGGCCCTCGATTTCGAACGCAAACGCATGTTCAACAGGGCTCTGTCCATATATGAACATATCCGCGCGGACGGACCGTTCAAGGACATCGATAAACGCAGTGAGCGGCTCAAGCCGCTGGACAGCGCGATCTCCATGAACGCCGGGGGCTCCCGTAGCGAGGCGCCGTTGATGATCGACGACACCGGTATCAAGCCGACCTTCGGACGTTATGAAATCCTGCAGGAAATAGGACGGGGCTCCATGGGGACCGTTTATCTCGGCCGGGATCCGAAAATCAACCGCGAGGTGGCCATCAAGACCTTGGCTTATGCGGAGGTCGCCTCCGACGAGCTGGCAGAGGTCAAGGCACGATTTTTCAGGGAGGCGGAATCCGCAGGTAAACTCGCCCACCCCAACATCGTGTCGATTTACGATGTTGGGGAGGAGCATGACATGGCCTACATCGCCATGGAACTGCTCACCGGCACTGACCTGACCCACCATTGCAAAGTCGGCGATCTACTGCCCTTTGACAGCGTCCTCGATGTGATCGTGGATGTCACTGCCGCGGTGGCTTATGCCCATGCCCAGGGGGTGGTCCACAGGGACATCAAACCCGGTAACATCATGGTGCTGGAAGACGGCCGCGTTAAGGTGACGGATTTCGGCATCGCCCATGTCATGGACGCGTCGCAAACAAGCGAGGGCGTCATTCTCGGCACCCCCAACTACATGTCGCCGGAGCAGGTCAACGGGGAACCGCTGGACGGCCGTTCCGATCTGTTTTCCCTCGGGGTCGTCTTCTATGAACTGCTATCCGGCGCCAAACCGTTCAAGGGGGATTCGATCAGCGCCATTTTGTATGCCATCAACCACACTGCCCACGCACCCCTCGCCGAAATTGCGCCCGAAGCGCCATTCTGCTGCGAACGGATCGTCAATCGCCTGCTCGCCAAGACGGCCGACGACCGTTTTGCCACGGCAGGTGACCTGTTGGAGGCGCTGAAGGCCTGCAGGGCCGAGCTGATCGATGCGGCACCCCGGGTCGAAGCTTACGACACTCCGCAGGAACCGTGA
- a CDS encoding cupin domain-containing protein — MRAEIKRDRDAVEFLTGERCHIKEVANDAGDEYLSIARARVEPGVVTAWHKLDGIAERYIIFSGRGRVQVGEAPPVSVEAGDVVRIPAGVRQRIENTGRDDLVFYALCSPPFQQERYVSLE, encoded by the coding sequence ATGCGTGCGGAAATCAAAAGAGACCGGGATGCGGTGGAATTCTTGACCGGCGAACGATGCCATATCAAGGAGGTCGCCAACGATGCGGGAGATGAGTATTTGTCCATTGCCCGCGCCCGGGTGGAGCCGGGGGTTGTCACGGCGTGGCATAAACTAGACGGGATTGCAGAACGTTACATCATCTTCAGCGGCCGGGGAAGGGTTCAAGTCGGCGAAGCCCCACCGGTATCGGTCGAGGCCGGTGACGTGGTGCGCATTCCTGCCGGCGTGCGGCAGCGGATCGAGAACACGGGTCGCGACGATCTCGTTTTCTACGCATTGTGTTCACCGCCTTTTCAACAAGAGCGCTATGTATCCCTGGAGTAA
- a CDS encoding amidase: protein MGNWSEFEAYDAMGLAELVRNGDLTAMELLESALARVTARNPELNAVVLPMYDEAHRRIQAGLPDGPLRGVPFLLKDLGLCYKGFPTSFGSRLFADFVPDYDSTLVERYRNAGLVMFGKTNTPEFGLTVTTEPSLYGPCHNPWDLSRSTGGSSGGAAAAVASGIVPVAHASDGGGSIRIPAACCGLFGLKPTRGRIPAGPPQGEGWNGMSTDHVISRSVRDSAIFLDISSGPALGDPYSAPAVQGPFLSEVAKAPGSLRIAMTVTSLNGIKADPECIAAVEDAARLCESLGHKVSEAAPEIDGERYQDAASAIMNANTAAAVDARLKELGRELAEEDLEYITQRAAGSGAKSSASGLIQAIQFIHQTGRQVARFFQSYDILLSPVLLKPPVPLGYLDTRNHDVRGYLTRLLSYFGFTGLFNGTGQPSMSVPLFWSKENLPIGTLFSARFGEEALLFRLAGQLEQARPWWNRRPPMAGTAV, encoded by the coding sequence ATGGGCAATTGGAGTGAATTCGAAGCTTACGACGCGATGGGGCTGGCTGAATTGGTGCGCAACGGCGACCTGACGGCCATGGAACTACTCGAGAGCGCGCTCGCGCGTGTGACCGCGCGCAACCCCGAGCTCAATGCCGTGGTGTTGCCCATGTACGACGAGGCACACAGGCGGATTCAGGCCGGGCTGCCCGATGGTCCGCTGCGCGGCGTTCCTTTTTTGCTGAAGGATCTGGGCCTGTGCTACAAAGGGTTTCCCACATCATTCGGCAGCCGGCTCTTCGCCGATTTCGTGCCCGACTATGACAGCACCCTGGTCGAACGCTACCGCAATGCGGGCCTGGTGATGTTCGGAAAGACCAATACACCTGAATTCGGGTTGACCGTCACCACCGAACCGAGCCTCTACGGCCCGTGCCACAACCCCTGGGACCTGTCCCGATCCACCGGTGGGTCGAGCGGAGGTGCAGCGGCGGCCGTGGCATCGGGTATCGTGCCTGTGGCCCACGCATCCGATGGCGGCGGCTCCATTCGCATACCGGCGGCATGCTGCGGGCTGTTCGGCCTGAAACCAACCCGGGGTCGAATCCCGGCCGGTCCTCCCCAGGGCGAAGGATGGAACGGCATGAGTACCGATCACGTCATCTCGCGATCGGTCCGGGACAGCGCCATTTTTCTGGACATCTCGTCCGGCCCCGCCCTGGGTGATCCCTATTCGGCACCCGCTGTCCAAGGGCCCTTTTTATCCGAAGTGGCCAAGGCGCCCGGCAGCCTGCGCATCGCCATGACGGTGACCTCCCTCAACGGCATCAAGGCCGATCCGGAATGCATCGCCGCCGTCGAGGATGCCGCCAGGTTGTGTGAATCGCTGGGACACAAGGTGAGCGAGGCCGCACCGGAAATTGACGGCGAGCGGTATCAGGATGCGGCGTCCGCCATCATGAACGCCAACACGGCGGCTGCCGTGGATGCCCGCCTCAAAGAACTTGGGCGAGAGCTGGCCGAAGAGGACCTGGAATACATCACCCAGCGCGCCGCGGGAAGCGGCGCTAAAAGCAGCGCATCGGGTTTGATCCAGGCGATTCAATTCATTCACCAAACCGGACGGCAGGTCGCCCGCTTTTTTCAATCTTACGATATCCTCCTGAGTCCGGTGCTGCTCAAGCCACCGGTGCCGTTGGGCTATCTTGACACCCGCAACCATGATGTGCGCGGGTATCTTACCCGTCTGCTTTCTTATTTTGGTTTTACGGGCCTGTTCAACGGCACCGGCCAGCCTTCCATGTCGGTGCCGCTGTTCTGGAGCAAAGAGAATTTGCCCATCGGCACACTCTTTTCGGCTCGTTTCGGCGAGGAAGCCCTCTTGTTTCGCCTCGCCGGCCAGTTGGAGCAGGCGCGACCCTGGTGGAACCGCAGACCACCCATGGCCGGGACGGCCGTCTAA
- a CDS encoding VOC family protein yields MANPVLTFDHVHLLSQDPIAAAKWYAEKLGGEIMATTEVRGAPQVLVRFQGATIIIRGQRTGESAGDKSGLQWGVDHFGFRVSSDFDGYCDRLRRNGVAFSMDPVDFGPELRIAFIQAPDGVSIELLHRKA; encoded by the coding sequence ATGGCAAACCCCGTGCTCACCTTCGACCACGTCCACCTGCTCAGCCAGGATCCTATAGCGGCCGCCAAATGGTACGCCGAAAAACTGGGGGGAGAGATCATGGCCACCACGGAGGTTCGCGGTGCACCCCAGGTGCTCGTTCGGTTCCAGGGCGCCACGATCATCATCCGCGGTCAGCGCACCGGCGAGTCCGCAGGAGATAAATCAGGCCTGCAATGGGGGGTGGATCACTTCGGGTTTCGAGTCAGCAGCGATTTTGACGGCTACTGCGACCGGCTGAGACGCAACGGCGTCGCCTTTTCCATGGACCCGGTGGACTTCGGTCCCGAGCTGCGGATCGCATTCATCCAGGCGCCCGACGGCGTTTCGATCGAATTGCTCCACCGGAAGGCGTGA
- a CDS encoding D-amino acid aminotransferase, which translates to MPELAYLNGDIMPIDQARVPVEDRGYQFGDAVYEYLASYKGRLFAVEAHLDRLENSLSGLSFPPIARDRIREAILTTFERAAIPRAGVYVQISRGVAPRNHAFPAQPHPQIVITVRQAPETPERYIKEGIRAITVTDIRWGRCDIKTVLLLPNVLAKQQALDAGVQDAIFVSPEGVVREATASNLFICKDGRLMTHPLTPNILPGITRAVLIDICHEHGMEVVEAFFDRQAMMEAEEVFLTGTVTEVLSVVAIDDQTIGTGGPGHWASRLRALLEARAGDGQ; encoded by the coding sequence ATGCCCGAATTAGCCTACTTGAACGGCGACATCATGCCCATCGATCAGGCCCGCGTACCGGTGGAGGATCGGGGCTACCAGTTCGGCGATGCGGTCTACGAATATCTGGCCAGCTACAAAGGGCGGCTGTTCGCGGTGGAGGCCCACCTGGACCGGCTGGAAAACTCCCTGTCAGGCCTCTCTTTCCCACCGATCGCCCGCGACCGAATACGCGAAGCGATCCTCACGACCTTTGAAAGAGCAGCCATCCCCCGCGCAGGCGTCTATGTCCAAATTTCCCGGGGGGTGGCACCGCGCAACCATGCGTTTCCGGCCCAACCCCACCCCCAGATCGTGATTACGGTTCGGCAAGCGCCCGAGACCCCGGAAAGGTATATCAAGGAAGGCATTCGGGCTATTACAGTGACCGATATCCGCTGGGGACGCTGCGACATCAAAACCGTGCTGCTGCTACCCAATGTGCTGGCCAAGCAGCAGGCCTTGGATGCCGGTGTCCAGGACGCTATTTTCGTAAGCCCCGAAGGCGTGGTGCGCGAAGCGACGGCCTCCAATCTGTTCATCTGCAAGGATGGCCGGCTGATGACCCATCCGCTGACCCCCAACATCCTGCCTGGGATCACCCGCGCCGTCCTCATCGACATATGTCACGAGCACGGCATGGAGGTCGTTGAAGCCTTTTTCGACCGCCAGGCTATGATGGAGGCCGAAGAAGTGTTTCTCACCGGTACGGTCACCGAGGTGCTGTCGGTGGTGGCCATCGACGACCAGACCATCGGCACCGGAGGCCCTGGGCATTGGGCAAGCCGGCTGCGCGCCCTTTTGGAGGCACGGGCCGGCGACGGGCAATAA
- the der gene encoding ribosome biogenesis GTPase Der produces MKPVVAIIGRPNVGKSTLFNRMTRRRDAIVDDLPGVTRDRHYGDAQWDDQLFIVVDTGGFVTGDDDLFAAHIRAQVEQAVAEADAVVMVLDGKNGLSPFDHDLMKWLRTIKQPIFYVVNKIDGPGQESHLYEFHALGVERLFSLSAEHGYGVPDFMDELVAVLPRADAPAASDEIRVAVVGRPNVGKSSLINRLAGQERLLVSDVPGTTRDAVDTVVQKKHRTYRLIDTAGIRRKAKVDLKLEKFSIIKSLKSLEDCDVALILLDAEQGITDQDIKVAGYAYERGCGAIFLANKWDLVDARTVTPHKFGQRLYESARFLQHAPLLTVSAKTGQRIQKIFPLIERVFAQYATRIGTGALNRVFKEATERTEPPLHKGRRIKFYYATQISERPPTIVAFVNYPDAVHFSYQRYLLNQIRSQTGLDMTPLRIYFRLRTGKIEFGKWKKNRPQKRRPR; encoded by the coding sequence ATGAAACCTGTTGTCGCCATCATCGGACGCCCCAACGTGGGCAAGTCCACTCTGTTCAACCGCATGACCCGCCGCCGCGACGCCATCGTCGACGACCTGCCCGGTGTGACGCGAGACCGCCATTATGGTGATGCGCAATGGGATGACCAGCTTTTCATCGTCGTGGATACGGGTGGATTCGTGACCGGAGACGATGATCTCTTCGCCGCCCACATCCGCGCCCAGGTGGAGCAGGCGGTGGCCGAAGCCGATGCCGTGGTCATGGTGCTCGACGGCAAAAACGGGCTGTCACCCTTCGATCACGACCTGATGAAGTGGCTGCGCACCATCAAACAGCCGATTTTTTACGTCGTCAACAAAATCGACGGGCCCGGACAGGAATCACACCTCTACGAATTCCACGCCTTGGGTGTGGAGCGGCTCTTTTCCCTTTCTGCGGAGCACGGTTACGGTGTTCCCGATTTCATGGACGAGCTGGTGGCCGTGCTGCCCCGGGCCGACGCCCCGGCGGCATCCGACGAAATCCGTGTCGCGGTGGTCGGGCGGCCCAACGTCGGTAAATCTTCGTTGATCAACCGCCTGGCCGGCCAGGAGCGATTGTTGGTCAGCGACGTGCCGGGAACCACCCGGGATGCGGTGGATACGGTCGTTCAAAAGAAACATCGCACCTATCGCCTGATTGATACCGCCGGCATCCGGCGCAAGGCCAAGGTCGATCTGAAGCTCGAAAAATTCTCCATCATCAAGTCGCTCAAAAGCTTGGAGGACTGCGACGTGGCCCTGATCCTGCTCGACGCCGAGCAGGGGATCACGGATCAGGATATCAAGGTGGCCGGCTACGCTTACGAACGCGGATGCGGGGCCATATTCCTGGCCAACAAGTGGGATCTGGTCGACGCCCGAACGGTGACGCCGCACAAGTTCGGCCAGCGTCTCTACGAATCGGCCCGGTTTCTGCAACATGCCCCCCTGCTGACCGTATCGGCCAAGACCGGACAGCGTATCCAGAAGATCTTTCCCCTGATCGAACGGGTGTTTGCCCAGTACGCGACCCGCATCGGGACCGGGGCGTTGAACCGCGTCTTCAAGGAGGCCACCGAACGCACCGAACCCCCGCTGCACAAGGGTCGACGGATCAAGTTCTATTATGCCACCCAGATCTCCGAACGACCGCCGACCATCGTCGCCTTCGTCAATTACCCGGACGCGGTTCATTTTTCATATCAACGCTATCTCCTCAACCAGATCCGCAGCCAGACAGGGTTGGACATGACCCCCTTGCGCATATACTTCAGGCTGCGGACCGGAAAAATCGAGTTTGGCAAGTGGAAAAAGAACAGGCCCCAGAAGAGACGTCCCAGGTAA
- a CDS encoding DUF898 family protein, which produces MSWYYKDGGQEIGPISKAELAALIKSGRVGGQTMVRNITMDAWRPLAQMIRPAASGSADPSPPAPPAPPTAPDASRSVPMPDIPSVKSQEPFQFKGSGGEYFKIWIVNVLLSFVTLGIYSAWAKVRRKQYFYGNTRLVGATFRYLAEPTKILKGRIVVFLGFAIYMVVNQIFPPAGFAFGLVFLFILPWLVVRSLAFNARNSAWRNIRFNFNGTYGGAAKAFVLFPLLSILTLGILGPYAHYRQKKFIVENSTYGTTAFAFHATAGDYYRIVYMFMIPVIAAIAVVTAVTMLVPSLSAPVALLVMVVMYLYAFAYFTVRSSNLLYNSGALRQHRFKATMKIKAFAMILLTNTLAIVCTLGLFHPFAQVRAYRYKIDHLALLPAGDLSQFVAAELKQTSALGDELSDFMDFDFGL; this is translated from the coding sequence ATGAGTTGGTATTACAAGGATGGGGGGCAGGAGATCGGACCGATCAGCAAAGCGGAACTGGCCGCTCTAATCAAATCCGGACGAGTCGGTGGCCAGACCATGGTACGCAATATCACCATGGACGCCTGGCGGCCACTCGCACAAATGATTCGACCCGCGGCATCCGGGTCGGCAGACCCTTCCCCGCCGGCGCCACCCGCGCCGCCTACCGCGCCGGACGCTTCGCGCTCCGTCCCCATGCCGGACATCCCATCGGTCAAATCCCAGGAACCGTTCCAATTCAAGGGCAGCGGCGGGGAGTATTTCAAGATCTGGATCGTCAATGTGCTGTTGTCCTTCGTCACCCTTGGGATCTATTCGGCCTGGGCCAAGGTGCGCCGCAAACAATATTTTTACGGCAACACCCGCTTGGTCGGCGCCACCTTCCGCTATCTGGCCGAGCCGACCAAGATATTGAAGGGGCGAATCGTGGTTTTTCTCGGCTTTGCCATTTACATGGTCGTCAATCAGATTTTTCCACCGGCGGGCTTCGCTTTTGGGTTGGTGTTTCTTTTTATACTGCCCTGGCTCGTGGTGCGGTCGCTGGCCTTCAATGCACGCAACAGCGCCTGGAGAAATATCCGTTTCAATTTCAATGGCACTTACGGCGGCGCGGCTAAGGCCTTCGTGCTCTTTCCGCTCCTTTCGATTCTGACCCTCGGCATCCTGGGCCCCTATGCCCACTACCGCCAGAAGAAATTCATCGTGGAAAATTCGACCTATGGGACGACCGCTTTTGCCTTTCACGCTACCGCAGGGGATTACTACCGCATCGTCTATATGTTCATGATTCCCGTGATCGCGGCCATTGCCGTTGTCACGGCGGTCACCATGCTGGTGCCGTCATTGTCCGCACCGGTGGCCCTGCTGGTCATGGTCGTCATGTACCTGTATGCGTTTGCCTATTTCACCGTTCGGTCGAGCAACCTGCTGTACAACTCCGGCGCCCTGCGTCAGCACCGTTTCAAGGCAACCATGAAGATCAAGGCGTTTGCCATGATCCTGCTGACCAACACCCTGGCCATCGTTTGCACCCTGGGGTTGTTTCACCCTTTTGCCCAGGTGCGCGCGTATCGATACAAGATCGATCATCTGGCCTTGCTGCCGGCCGGCGACCTGTCCCAGTTCGTTGCGGCCGAATTGAAGCAGACCAGCGCCCTGGGTGACGAGCTGTCCGATTTCATGGATTTTGATTTTGGTTTGTAA
- a CDS encoding M48 family metallopeptidase, translated as MITIRGKWFDGKSSAQTDVVLKVYDTDALQVERIDNGEILCRRKSFDLRVSDRLAQTPRLLNFPDGAVMETDDNAGVDRILEQIRRDHWSLWVHLLETRKLYVLTAFVIVLLIGTGMVKFGVPAAAGWVAVALPDSMYDLADRQTLDFLDKALLSDSTLPQATEERVRGHLRPAIDAHPDLGLELQFRKGGKLGPNAFALPGGTIVFTDEMVQMAGHDEELLAVMAHEIGHVVHRHGMRRMVQDSMLSFAILALTGDASGVSELFLGLPVVLTELAYSRAFEREADRYALDYLLANGVSPERFADILARIDQQHKAQATGKSDGQGWTGYLATHPPTPERVKSFREAGAAE; from the coding sequence ATGATCACCATTCGCGGAAAATGGTTCGACGGTAAAAGCTCCGCGCAGACCGATGTCGTGCTCAAGGTGTATGATACAGATGCCCTGCAGGTCGAGCGGATCGATAATGGAGAGATCCTTTGTCGCAGGAAGAGCTTCGACCTCCGGGTGTCGGATCGTCTGGCCCAAACGCCCAGGCTGTTGAACTTTCCGGATGGCGCGGTCATGGAAACCGACGATAATGCAGGGGTGGACCGGATTCTCGAGCAGATCCGCCGGGATCATTGGAGCCTTTGGGTGCACCTGCTCGAGACCCGCAAGCTTTATGTGCTGACGGCATTCGTGATTGTGCTGCTGATCGGTACCGGGATGGTAAAATTTGGCGTTCCGGCGGCAGCAGGGTGGGTTGCGGTCGCGCTGCCCGATTCTATGTACGATCTGGCCGATCGGCAGACCCTGGACTTCCTGGATAAGGCGCTCTTATCTGATTCCACGCTGCCGCAGGCAACCGAAGAGCGGGTGCGCGGGCACCTGCGGCCGGCCATCGACGCTCATCCTGACCTGGGACTCGAATTGCAGTTTCGCAAAGGCGGCAAACTGGGTCCCAATGCCTTTGCCCTGCCCGGCGGCACCATAGTGTTCACCGATGAAATGGTGCAGATGGCTGGCCATGACGAAGAGTTGCTGGCCGTAATGGCCCACGAAATCGGCCACGTGGTGCACCGGCACGGCATGCGCCGCATGGTTCAGGATTCCATGCTTTCCTTTGCCATTCTGGCGCTGACCGGTGACGCGTCCGGCGTCTCCGAACTTTTCCTGGGGTTGCCCGTGGTCCTCACCGAACTGGCCTACTCGCGTGCTTTTGAACGCGAGGCCGACCGTTATGCCCTCGATTACCTGTTGGCCAACGGTGTGTCACCCGAGCGTTTCGCCGACATCCTTGCGCGTATCGACCAGCAGCACAAGGCCCAGGCGACCGGAAAGAGTGACGGGCAAGGGTGGACCGGCTATCTCGCCACCCATCCCCCCACACCGGAGCGGGTCAAGTCGTTTCGAGAGGCCGGCGCGGCAGAATAG
- a CDS encoding HIT domain-containing protein, translating into MATIFTKIIKGEIPSDIVYRDEQVTAFRDIHPQAPTHVLIVPNKEIATVNDVTPEDEQLVGHMFTVARLIAEKEGVAESGYRLLVNCNRDANQEVFHLHMHLFGGRPLGPMLARR; encoded by the coding sequence ATGGCAACGATTTTCACCAAGATCATCAAGGGCGAAATCCCCAGCGACATCGTCTATCGGGACGAGCAGGTGACAGCCTTCCGCGACATCCATCCCCAAGCCCCAACCCATGTATTGATCGTGCCCAACAAGGAGATTGCCACTGTCAATGATGTGACTCCCGAAGACGAGCAATTGGTCGGCCACATGTTCACGGTGGCCAGACTCATCGCCGAAAAAGAGGGGGTCGCCGAAAGCGGTTACCGTCTGCTGGTCAACTGCAATCGCGACGCCAATCAGGAGGTCTTCCACCTGCACATGCACCTGTTCGGCGGGCGACCATTGGGACCCATGCTCGCTCGGCGATAG